From the genome of Treponema denticola:
CCTTAATATCAGTAGATACGAAATAGAAGAATACTTAAAAGAAAAGAAAATTTTATGGAGGGAAGATTCAAGTAATATGGAAGCTTCCTATTTAAGAAATAAAATTCGTCATAACCTTATCCCCGCTTTAAATCTTTGCTTTGACGGCTGGCAAAGCGGATTGGAAAAAACTTTAAATAAAATAAAGGCTCAAAACAATTTTCTTGCCGATTCTTATAAGGCAAAAAAGAAAATAGGATTTTGGACTTTGCAAAAAAATGAAAAATACGGACTATTTTGCTGTTGTGATTTTCTTTTTTTTATAAGACTTGAGGATATTTTAAAGTATAAATTTCTTCAAGAAGGTTTAATTATGCTGAAAGGAAAAAGAAGAATTCCTCAATCTGTTTTTGATGACCTTATGCATGTTTCCAATGAAAAAACAATAGTTTTTTCAGGAGGCTTTTGTGCAAAAAAAGAAAATGATGTTTTATTCCTTTTTAAACAAAATCAAGAGAAAAGGTCCGAAGAGATCGGCTATTCCGTTTGGGTAGATATGCCCGGAAAATTTGATACGCCTGCAGGATCGTTTACTTCCATAAAAGAGGCTCAAGGTTTTTATTTGATTCATGAAAGCGATAAAACTTGCGGTATAGGTCCTTTTAAGCCTCCTTTTTGTGTACGTTCACGCCTCTTTGGAGATGAAATTGAGACATCTTCAGGCTCAAAAAAATCGGTAAAAAAGGTTATAAATGAGTGGAATATAGACTATGAAAATAGAAATATTTTGCCGATAATCGAAGAGGGCGGGGTAGTTAAAGGTATATACGGAGCCGTTTTCGGCAAAAAAAATTGGTATGTTGTAGGAAGTTAGGAGTAAAGAGATGAAATATTCCTGTAGATTCAAGTATTTTAAACTCAAGCATAGATTATGTGCTTTTTTTATTTTAATTTGTATAGGTATTTATGCAAATCAAACTGAGGGGGTAAATTTATCTGCTGCCCTATCATGCTTGCAGAATTCCGCTAAGCTTTTTACCGAAGAAAAATGGAAGGAAGCTTTGTTTGAAGCCCAGCTTGGAGAGGTTTATGATCCTAAGACGGCAGATTTTTTATATATGCAGGCTATATGCAGTTTAAAACTGAACTATCCTAATGAGGATATCTTAGAAAAAGCTGAAGCGGCATGTGCAGATGGGATGATTTGGCGCCTATATGATATAAATACAGGACGGCTTCTGGCTGCTAAAATAAATTGCATGACACTAAAATACAAGGAAGCCTTAGAGCTTGTCTCTCTTTTACCATTTGAATCGTCTGATGGGGATTATATAAAAGCAGATGCTCTTTACGGTCTTGGGAGAGATGCAGAAGCAAAACGCTTAATATCCGAGGCTATGGATAGATGGGCATTTGATTCCCGCTTTGCTAAATTGTTTTTTTTAAGGGAGCGCGGAAAAAGGGTCAGTTTTTTTGGGAAAAAATTGGCGGAACATATAATTTCAAGGTTATATGCATGGCAGGATGAAGATCCGTCATTGCTTTTGCTTGCAAGTCCTTTTGAAACTAGATCCGATGAAAATATTAGACGCTTAAAATTATACCGCAGTATGTATCTGCCTTTTAGTGAGTCTTATGATATTGATGACCTATATAACCGTTCTTATTCTACCTTATTATGTCTTAGATATGGGATAATCGATGAGCAGACAGCCGTAAATGAATTCATGGCTATAAAAGTTTATTATTTTAATCCGATTTTAAAAGAGTTCATGCTTACCAATGCTATTTATGAATCTCATTTAGTTGAACTTTTACGCTTAGTTGTAAATTCAAAGCTTAGGAATGAGATCAAAAATTTTCTAACCGTTTATGACGGTTTGATTGTGGATGATGAAAACGGAGACATGATTATCGATTCTAAAATTTATTATAAAGATGGAAGGCCTTGGTGTGCAGAATTCGATAGTCTTCAAACAGGATACCCGGAATATACTGTAGAATGTAACTTTGGGATTCCGTCCATAATTTACGGTAAAAAAAATGAATACTCGGCGGTTTATGATATTTACCCTTCCATAAAGACATTTACAAAAGACGGTATAAAATATACTATGCGCCCTAAGGATTTAAACTGGGCTCCAATAGACTTAAAAGAATTAAATTTAAGACTATACGGGTCTCATCAAAAAGAACATGCTTTTTTTTCGTTAAAGCTTAATAAAAAAGTGAAAAATTTACATGAAGGAACTTTAGTTTATTCTTCAGTCTTTTCTGAAGAAGATACTTCATATATTGACGGGGGAGTAAAGAAGATTTTTTTTGAAAAAGGAGTCCCCATAAAAGCAGAGATTAAAGTTTTTGGAAATCCGTATTCGCAAACAAATTATAGAAACGGTTTTCCGGCATTTGAAATTGTAGATAAAGATGGGGACGGATACTTTGAAACCAGAGTTGGATATGATTCAAAGGGTGTATTAAAAAAGATAGATACTGACCTAAATAAAAATAAATTATACGAGTACTCCGAGTCTTACGAAAAAGACGGTTCGGTTATAAAGGTTTGGGACAGTGATGAAGACGGTTCTTTTGAAATTACATATACACAATATAAAAATGGAGACTCTAAAACCGAATGGATTCATCCCAAGCTAAATAAAAAAATCCGTGTCAGCTATAAAAACGGCAGACCTGTCCAATTATTTGACGGGAAAGAAACTCTTGGAATTATATCTTCCAATAGTGGAAATATATTTTGGCTTAACCGAAGTCCTACAAATATTGAAAAAGTAAACCAAAAAATTATAGAAATATTTAACCAAAGCGCTCTTCCGGTTGTTTCGCATATGTTTAGCGTAAACGATATCGAGGTTTATGCTGTGCGTTCGGGAGGATTTATTTTTGCAGAAATCGTTAATGAATAAAGTCTATATAAGTTTTTCTCTTTTGTTTTTATTTTTTATTTCATGTTCATCTACCCAAAAGCCTTTATATGTAGATTATTCGGATAGGTCCAGTATATTGTATCAAACTACTTATACCGAAAAACTTTTGAAGTCCGGTAAAATAACCGATGCTTTGGTACGCTCTCAGATTCTTTATCTTAATACGAAGGATTTTGAAGAGGTTGATGATATTAGATCAAAAGCTTTGGAACAAGCTGAATCTGCTTTTTTTAACAGCATAAATGAAAAAAACTGGGATGAAGCTATACGGTATTTTAGATCCCTTACTGCGATAGGAAAACGGCCTTCGGAATGGACTGAAGAGCGTATATTTGAAGAGAGGAATACTCTTTGGAAAAAAAATTCGGATATTCCCCTTTT
Proteins encoded in this window:
- the tilS gene encoding tRNA lysidine(34) synthetase TilS; protein product: MAKSFLTKVFQNFSSLIGKKFNEPIKILLAVSGGADSMAMLSAFLDLREKINAEIFVLTVNHNIRPEKESSGDASFVLDFCKNKCPCILAEIPKNKILEEARIRKTGIEDTARFLRYKEFEKAADKFNAGYILTAHNKNDYYETVLMRLFQGSDPESLMGISFKRGRFIRPLLNISRYEIEEYLKEKKILWREDSSNMEASYLRNKIRHNLIPALNLCFDGWQSGLEKTLNKIKAQNNFLADSYKAKKKIGFWTLQKNEKYGLFCCCDFLFFIRLEDILKYKFLQEGLIMLKGKRRIPQSVFDDLMHVSNEKTIVFSGGFCAKKENDVLFLFKQNQEKRSEEIGYSVWVDMPGKFDTPAGSFTSIKEAQGFYLIHESDKTCGIGPFKPPFCVRSRLFGDEIETSSGSKKSVKKVINEWNIDYENRNILPIIEEGGVVKGIYGAVFGKKNWYVVGS
- a CDS encoding tetratricopeptide repeat protein; the protein is MKYSCRFKYFKLKHRLCAFFILICIGIYANQTEGVNLSAALSCLQNSAKLFTEEKWKEALFEAQLGEVYDPKTADFLYMQAICSLKLNYPNEDILEKAEAACADGMIWRLYDINTGRLLAAKINCMTLKYKEALELVSLLPFESSDGDYIKADALYGLGRDAEAKRLISEAMDRWAFDSRFAKLFFLRERGKRVSFFGKKLAEHIISRLYAWQDEDPSLLLLASPFETRSDENIRRLKLYRSMYLPFSESYDIDDLYNRSYSTLLCLRYGIIDEQTAVNEFMAIKVYYFNPILKEFMLTNAIYESHLVELLRLVVNSKLRNEIKNFLTVYDGLIVDDENGDMIIDSKIYYKDGRPWCAEFDSLQTGYPEYTVECNFGIPSIIYGKKNEYSAVYDIYPSIKTFTKDGIKYTMRPKDLNWAPIDLKELNLRLYGSHQKEHAFFSLKLNKKVKNLHEGTLVYSSVFSEEDTSYIDGGVKKIFFEKGVPIKAEIKVFGNPYSQTNYRNGFPAFEIVDKDGDGYFETRVGYDSKGVLKKIDTDLNKNKLYEYSESYEKDGSVIKVWDSDEDGSFEITYTQYKNGDSKTEWIHPKLNKKIRVSYKNGRPVQLFDGKETLGIISSNSGNIFWLNRSPTNIEKVNQKIIEIFNQSALPVVSHMFSVNDIEVYAVRSGGFIFAEIVNE